The proteins below are encoded in one region of Podarcis raffonei isolate rPodRaf1 chromosome 8, rPodRaf1.pri, whole genome shotgun sequence:
- the ENKD1 gene encoding enkurin domain-containing protein 1, producing the protein MSEGPSRITGPIPPDPSLCPDYYRRPLSARGRLEGNSLKLDLLPGPIPPECSLYPECYSARLAHPPPRIKPNAKDILEMGKKGTVGALLQLDGISFFQEVTPKRKDHKDYEKENLRRMREIQRKCREKEQARELSQPKPVKALWKSQKYESVESKVKAKLQESPSPPNPEHQRYLRAYSRCGAGIRPCRSPSPNPAQSGATADAAAAKSQNGSVKNQEEGQGVDFVSHNARNAKRAQLQRSRSLQSLTEVLEQKRKDQEEYNAKQKGHVPHYLIERKDHWRKEAEERQRNMPDPSMPPGHTMMPESQRLETLNNLKQSQERFLKDLLLLPVRTDTLSVQNRRATLENKLSQIEEALKIFSRPKVFIKLDS; encoded by the exons ATGTCAGAGGGGCCCTCCAGGATTACGGGGCCCATTCCCCCTGATCCCTCCCTTTGTCCCGATTACTACAGGCGTCCCCTATCAG CACGAGGGAGACTGGAAGGGAACTCTCTGAAGCTGGATCTGCTCCCCGGCCCCATTCCTCCAGAATGCAGCCTCTACCCTGAATGCTACAGTGCCCGCCTTGCTCACCCTCCTCCACGGATTAAGCCAAATGCCAAGGATATTCTAGAGATGGGAAAGAAGGGCACAGTGGGAGCTCTCCTGCAGCTGGATGGGATCTCCTTCTTCCAGGAGGTGACACCTAAGC GCAAAGATCACAAGGACTACGAGAAGGAAAATCTGAGGCGCATGCGAGAGATTCAGCGGAAATGCAGAGAGAAGGAGCAGGCTCGGGAGCTCAGCCAACCAAAGCCTGTGAAGGCCCTGTGGAAGTCTCAGAAGTATGAGAGTGTGGAGTCTAAAGTCAAAGCAAAGCTGCAG GAGAGTCCTAGTCCTCCAAATCCAGAGCATCAGAGATACTTGAGAGCCTATTCGCGCTGCGGTGCAGGAATTCGTCCCTGCAGGTCACCGTCTCCAAACCCAGCCCAGTCCGGAGCAACAGCAGATGCAGCAGCTGCAAAATCACAGAATGGGAGTGTcaag AACCAGGAGGAGGGTCAAGGGGTGGACTTTGTCAGCCACAACGCCCGGAACGCCAAACGGGCTCAGCTGCAGCGCTCACGCTCATTGCAGTCGCTGACCGAAGTGCTGGAGCAGAAACGCAAGGATCAGGAAGAGTACAACGCTAAGCAGAAAGGCCATGTCCCCCACTA CCTGATTGAGAGGAAGGACCACTGGCGCAAAGAGGCAGAGGAGCGCCAGCGCAACATGCCTGACCCCTCCATGCCACCTGGCCACACCATGATGCCAGAGAGCCAGCGGTTGGAGACGCTCAACAACCTCAAACAAA GCCAAGAGCGCTTCCTGAAAGACCTCCTGCTGCTTCCAGTGCGAACTGACACCCTCAGCGTCCAGAACAGACGTGCCACCCTGGAGAATAAGCTGTCGCAGATCGAGGAGGCACTCAAAATATTCTCTCGGCCCAAAGTCTTTATCAAGCTGGACTCCTAG
- the PARD6A gene encoding partitioning defective 6 homolog alpha: protein MAKHHRTPARSPEPVIEVKSKFDAEYRRFAMKRSTAGGFQEFYQLIQRVHQIPCVDVLLGYTDIHGDLLPINNDDNYHKALSSANPLLRIIIQKRAEADTSVFASNSLQRKKKGLLRPVHQRAKPHLLIGMPQDFRQISSIIDVDILPETHRRVRLHKHGSNKPLGFYIRDGVSVRVAPHGVEKVPGIFISRLVKGGLAESTGLLAVNDEILEVNGIDVAGKSLDQVTDMMVANSHNLIITVKPANQRNNVIRSSKASGSSGVSTDSTPSQQTPSPASQYLSNCSTAEGESDEEGDLVIESDLPASCPNGGLLESLQHSLSLYSSQGSLPSLNSHSGSGSPIRGSRAGSLREDGTVITL, encoded by the exons TTTGATGCTGAGTATCGCCGCTTTGCCATGAAGCGCTCCACTGCGGGTGGCTTCCAGGAATTCTACCAGCTGATCCAGAGAGTCCACCAAATCCCTTGCGTGGATGTCTTGCTTGGGTATACGGATATCCATGGGGACCTGCTGCCCATCAACAACGATGACAATTACCACAAGGCTCTGTCATCTGCCAATCCTCTGCTCCGGATCATCATCCAGAAACGTG CGGAAGCCGACACCAGCGTCTTTGCCTCCAACTCGCTGCAGCGGAAGAAGAAGGGGCTTCTTCGCCCTGTGCACCAGCGGGCCAAGCCGCACTTGCTGATTGGCATGCCGCAGGACTTCCGCCAGATCTCCTCCATCATCGATGTGGACATTCTGCCCGAGACCCACCGGCGGGTGCGGCTGCACAAGCACGGCTCCAACAAGCCCCTTGGCTTCTACATCCGGGATGGGGTCAGCGTGCGCGTGGCACCCCACGGGGTTGAGAAGGTGCCTGGCATCTTCATCTCCCGCTTGGTCAAGGGGGGCCTGGCGGAAAGCACGGGGCTGCTGGCCGTGAATGACGAGATCCTGGAAGTCAACGGCATCGACGTGGCAGGCAAGTCGCTGGACCAGGTCACGGACATGATGGTGGCCAACAGCCACAACCTCATCATCACCGTCAAGCCAGCCAACCAGCGCAACAACGTGATCCGCAGCAGCAAGGCCTCGGGCAGCTCTGGCGTGTCCACGGACAGCACCCCCAGCCAGCAGACACCTAGCCCGGCCTCCCAGTACCTGAGCAACTGCAGCACAGCAGAGGGCGAGAGTGATGAAGAGGGTGACCTGGTGATTGAGAGTGATTTGCCTGCCAGCTGCCCCAATGGCGGCCTCCTGGAGAGCTTGCAGCACAGCCTGTCCCTCTACAGCTCCCAGGGTTCACTGCCCTCCCTGAACAGTcacagcggcagcggcagcccaATCCGGGGCAGCCGAGCAGGCAGTCTCCGGGAGGATGGCACGGTCATCACGCTATAG